From Erinaceus europaeus chromosome 9, mEriEur2.1, whole genome shotgun sequence, one genomic window encodes:
- the NDUFB4 gene encoding NADH dehydrogenase [ubiquinone] 1 beta subcomplex subunit 4, with product MSIPKYKPSKLATLPTTLDPSEYNITPEDRRAQAERLAIRARLKREYLLQYNDPSRRGLIEDPALLRWTYARSTNVYPNFRPTPKNSLLGALFGIGPLLFWYYVFKTERDRREKLIQEGKLDRKFNILY from the exons ATGTCTATCCCCAAGTATAAGCCGTCGAAGCTGGCCACTCTCCCCACGACCCTCGACCCTAGCGAATACAATATAACTCCGGAAGACCGACGAGCGCAAGCCGAGCGGTTGGCAATAAGGGCCCGGCTGAAGCGAGAGTATCTGCTTCAGTACAACGACCCCAGCCGCCGAGGGCTCAtc GAAGATCCTGCATTGTTACGTTGGACCTATGCAAGATCGACTAATGTTTATCCCAACTTTAGACCCACTCCAAAGAACTCACTGTTAGGAGCTCTTTttggaattggacccctcttattctgGTATTATGTTTTTAAAACTGAAAGA gatAGGAGAGAAAAACTTATCCAGGAAGGAAAATTGGATCGAAAATTTAACATCTTGTATTAA